TAATTTCTTTTCCCTTGAAAAAAATCTGACCTGAGGTTTTCGGTACCATGCCGAAAAGAATTTGTGCAAGCTCTGTACGACCTGCGCCGATGAGGCCTCCAAATCCAAGAATTTCTCCCTTTTTAACCGAGAACGAAATATTTTGGTCACCATTTCCATATAGATTTTTCACTTCAAGTAAGGTTTCGTCCTGAACGCAGTCTTTTCTAGGTGGAAATTTTTCCTGCAGTGTTCTACCAACCATCAGATTTACCAATTCGTCAACATTGGTATCTTTAGTGTTGACGGTTTTTATGTAGTTGCCGTCGCGCAGGACGGTAACGCGATCTGACAGGCGGAAAATTTCTTCCATCCGATGAGAGATATAGATAATCGAGACCCCATAGCTCTTAAGCGCATCGATAGTTTTAAAGAGGCCTTCAGTTTCACCGTTAGTTAGCGGGGCCGAAGGTTCATCCATAATGAGCAGCTTTACATCCTGCTGGATGGCCTTTGCAATTTCTACCATCTGCTGATAGCCTACCGAAAGATTGCGCACAAGGGTGTTGGGGTTAATATGAATGTGGAGACGCTGGAATACCTTTTCGGATTCTTCAACCATCTTTTTGCGGTCAATCATGATACCGTTTCGGATAGCGCGGCCCAGAAAAATATTTTCCGCTGCGGAAAGGTCTCCAACCAGATTAAACTCCTGATAAATGATGGCGATTCCGTTTTGGATTGCGAGCCGGGGAGTCATGGAGTGAAAAGTTTGTCCGCCGGTGATGATTTCTCCGGAATCCGGGACCACAGCGCCGCTGCAGCACTTAATTAGCGTTGATTTTCCAGCGCCGTTTTCTCCGATCAGGGCGTGAATTTCGCCTTTTTTGACATCGAGGGATACGTCATTTAGAGCGACCACGCCGGGATAGGTCTTTTTAATATGATTTAATTGCAGAACATATTCAGAATCTTCCATAAAAGCGATCCTCTTTTCTTTGACAAATCATCATCAGTTCACGAAAACAATTTTACAGCATTTTAGCGAAAAAGTGATAAAAAAATCAAATTTTTATGATGAAGAATGCCCCCGAAAGACACGTAAAGAGTATAAGAACGTGTTTTGTGGGGGGCACTCGTCTTCATCATCTTGCATTCGGAAAACCGGCCGGACGATCAGACGCCCACTGGTTCTACCGCTGTTCTTTCAATGCACTGAGGGATTTTAGTCCGATGTACCGGCAGATTTTATTTTGAATAATACTGCGAAGCATTTTCAGCCGTTACAGGGAAGATATCTCTGTAAACATTGCGGCTGTCAAAAGTACCGCCTGTGCCGAGCTTTGTGATCAACTGATAGCAGTTTTCACCGATAACTTTCGGGGTTCCGGTTACCATAACGGACATTCTGTTTGCTTCACCGTTCAGCATGGCTGCCAGTTCCTGGTCGGTTGCATCTGCTGCAAAAATGCCTACGTTATCGGCAATTTTGTTGGCGGATTTCAAAGCTTCGTTTGCGCCAACAGCGCCGCCGCCGCCGATGCAGCAAACGACTTTCACATCGGGATGTGCCTGAAGAATTGTCTCCATAGCGTCCTGACCTTCTGTTGCGTTAATAGCCGGCTGCTGTGCAACTACTTCGGCGTTGGGGGCTTTTTCTTTGAGTGCTGCCAGAATTCCGTTTTCTCTTTCAAGAAGGATTGCGGTCTGAGGATAATCCAGCACGGCGACTTGGCATTTGCCGTCGGTAAACTTATCGTTGATGAATTTGCTGGCCTGCTCACCAATCATGTAACCGAGTTTCTGGTTATCAATGACCCAGTTGATATCGGTGTTTTCCATTTCGTTATCCCAGCACATTACTTTAATGCCGGCGTCGCGTGCCTCTTTGCAAACATTTTCGATCGCGTTCGGATCAGAGGGATTTACCATGATGACGTCGCATTTGCTGCTGATAAAGTTCTCGATTTGCTCAATCTGCTTTGATGAGGTATCTCCGCAGTCGGTGTAGGTCAGGGTGTTTCCGTCTTTATCGGCCATGTCTTTCATGGTGGTGCATGCTACGGACCAGACCTGATTGCTAAGACTCTGGACGGTAATGCCGATTTTGAGCTTCTTGCCTGCTGCCTGCGACGTGGATGTTGTTGAAGCAGCACCTGAAGCTGCTTGGCTGCTTGCTGTAGAGCTGCTGCCGCAGCCACCCAGCAGGGATGTGATAAGCAGAGCGCTCATCACGGTTGCTAATAACTTCTTTTTCAATGTGATTTCCTCCCACTAATAATTTTTAAAATAATCTGCTCATCAGATTATTTTAATGACTGATTTTACAACGGTATCTTTATTGTGAACACTCTCATCCATGGCTCTTTGAATATCATCAAAGTCATAGACATTGGTAACAACGCCTTTCAGATTTACTTTTCCACTGGAAACAGCATCGATTGCAACAGGATAAATATGTCTATAGCGGAAAACTGTTTTAAAAGTGAGCTCTTTATCAAGTGCCATGCTCATGGGCAGGGTGATTTCTCCGCTCTTGCTATAGCCTACAAATACGATCGTGCTTCCCTTTTTGGCAACTTTGATCGCTTGGCGGGATGTAATTTCGGTTCCGGCTGTTTCAATCGAAAGATCAATTCCCTTTTGATGTGTCAGTTCCATAATCTTTTGAACGGCGTCTTCGTCTTTTCCATTGATGACTTCGGTTGCGCCCAATTCTTTGGCTTTATTGAGGCGGTTCTGCATCACGTCGACTACATAGACGGTGGAAACTCCCATGGCCTTTAAAGCCAGCATGGACATCAGCCCGATGCAGCCTGCGCCAAATACCGTTGCGGTCTGGCCCAGATGGGCATCGCCCTGTCTTGCTGCATGGAACCCGACGGAAAGCGGTTCAATTAAAGCTCCTTCCATGGTATCCATGTTATCCGGCAGTTTAAAGCACAGGTCTGCTTCATGAGCAACATACTGCTGAAAAACGCCGTTTACGGGCGGGGTGGCAAAAAAGATCACATCGGGGCAAAGATTATAGCGGCCGGTTTTGCAAAATTCGCAGTGCCCGCAGGTCTTTCCGGGTTCCAAAGCTACCCGGTCCCCGATTTTTAGATTCGTAACATCTTTTCCCACTGCGACGACCGTGCCGCCAGCCTCATGTCCTAAAACATAAGGCGGTTTTACAATATAATCGCCGATTCTTCCAAATTCATAATAATGAAGATCAGAACCGCAGACGCCTACGTACTCCACTTTGACAAGAGCTTCGTTATCCTTGGGCTGCGGGATATCACGTGATTCAAATCCCATTTTTTCGATGTCCAGCATAACGGCAACTTTCATTTTTTTATCCATAAAATCGCTCCTTTTTTCAAGAACATTAAAGACTTTAATAAAAAGATTTAATAATCTATTAGCAGAATACATCTACAAAATCATTTTGTCAATATCAATTTTATTAGGAAAAACAACCAAATTATTTTGAATAAATTATCTAAAATAAAAATCAATTCTGAAAAGAGGCTTTTAAAAACAAAAAATCATGTGGTTTTTAGGAAAAAAGATGTTTGTTTTTACTAAACGATCCAAAAATTTTTATTCTATTTCTACAAAAATAGAATAATCAAATTCTAAGATTGTATTTTTTTAAAATATAGAATACAATAATTTTATTAAATGGTTTTATAAAACGGTTAATTAAATGACGAAATTTTTATTGCTATAAAAAAGAGAGCTGAATTTTGTAAGATGGAAAAAGCACCAAAGGAAGTCCAAACAAAGCGAAAGAATAAAATTAAAATTGTCCATTATATCTATCGGCGCGGCCACGCTTCAAAGGTGGATATTGCAAATGATTTGGGGCTCAGTATGCCTACGGTTCTTCAGAATATCAAAGAGCTGAGCGATGC
This genomic window from Caproicibacterium sp. BJN0003 contains:
- a CDS encoding sugar ABC transporter ATP-binding protein, with protein sequence MEDSEYVLQLNHIKKTYPGVVALNDVSLDVKKGEIHALIGENGAGKSTLIKCCSGAVVPDSGEIITGGQTFHSMTPRLAIQNGIAIIYQEFNLVGDLSAAENIFLGRAIRNGIMIDRKKMVEESEKVFQRLHIHINPNTLVRNLSVGYQQMVEIAKAIQQDVKLLIMDEPSAPLTNGETEGLFKTIDALKSYGVSIIYISHRMEEIFRLSDRVTVLRDGNYIKTVNTKDTNVDELVNLMVGRTLQEKFPPRKDCVQDETLLEVKNLYGNGDQNISFSVKKGEILGFGGLIGAGRTELAQILFGMVPKTSGQIFFKGKEINPKDPRNAIDLGIALVPEDRKLQGLLLGLSINQNINMPIYRQLSKDSVINEKEEREISKKYIKEIEIKTPSIHQLAKNLSGGNQQKVVLAKWLAANSELIIFDEPTRGIDIGAKYEIYKLINDLVEQGKTILLISSEMEELMGMSDRILVLAEGKITGELEKDSFSQETIMNFASNVKKEKSA
- a CDS encoding sugar ABC transporter substrate-binding protein — translated: MKKKLLATVMSALLITSLLGGCGSSSTASSQAASGAASTTSTSQAAGKKLKIGITVQSLSNQVWSVACTTMKDMADKDGNTLTYTDCGDTSSKQIEQIENFISSKCDVIMVNPSDPNAIENVCKEARDAGIKVMCWDNEMENTDINWVIDNQKLGYMIGEQASKFINDKFTDGKCQVAVLDYPQTAILLERENGILAALKEKAPNAEVVAQQPAINATEGQDAMETILQAHPDVKVVCCIGGGGAVGANEALKSANKIADNVGIFAADATDQELAAMLNGEANRMSVMVTGTPKVIGENCYQLITKLGTGGTFDSRNVYRDIFPVTAENASQYYSK
- a CDS encoding NAD(P)-dependent alcohol dehydrogenase; this encodes MDKKMKVAVMLDIEKMGFESRDIPQPKDNEALVKVEYVGVCGSDLHYYEFGRIGDYIVKPPYVLGHEAGGTVVAVGKDVTNLKIGDRVALEPGKTCGHCEFCKTGRYNLCPDVIFFATPPVNGVFQQYVAHEADLCFKLPDNMDTMEGALIEPLSVGFHAARQGDAHLGQTATVFGAGCIGLMSMLALKAMGVSTVYVVDVMQNRLNKAKELGATEVINGKDEDAVQKIMELTHQKGIDLSIETAGTEITSRQAIKVAKKGSTIVFVGYSKSGEITLPMSMALDKELTFKTVFRYRHIYPVAIDAVSSGKVNLKGVVTNVYDFDDIQRAMDESVHNKDTVVKSVIKII